From a region of the Halanaerobium hydrogeniformans genome:
- a CDS encoding ABC transporter ATP-binding protein, with amino-acid sequence MLRQFAAYYKNHWKLFLVDIGCAFLMSSLDLVFPVFIQQLIDQHFPNRDLNMMLRIALILLGLYLLRYFFQYIVHYWGHVVGIRMETDMRSELFTHLQKLSFKFYDNNKVGYLMSRVVNDLNNMSELAHHGPEDIFISSMLLIGAFIILMNMHWQLALITFALIPVMLIFSIKLGEKMYEALKVIREKMAEVNAIVEDSLSGIRVVKSFTNEEYENDKFYEGNHSYRRSREYAMKNMAKFHSGMNLFINLINLITLSAGGYFIYIGSLTTGQMVAFLFYVNMFMDPIKRLVNFNEQFQRGMSGFSRFRELLAVDPEIVDKANAVELKDVDGKIEYKDLTFAYDNQEKVLENINITIEPGKTVAFVGPSGAGKSTLTKLLPRFYEINAGSLSIDGTDIREFKLESLRKNIGIVQQDVFLFNGTVRENIAYGNQNATDEEIIKAAKKANAHQFIINLTNGYDTNIGERGVKLSGGQKQRISIARSFLKNPPILILDEATSSLDNESERIIQESLEKLAEGRTTLVIAHRLSTVINADQIIVLTDDGIVERGRHEQLIKKGGKYAKLYNEEFRTDLAG; translated from the coding sequence GTGTTAAGGCAGTTTGCAGCTTATTATAAAAATCACTGGAAGCTATTTTTAGTAGATATTGGCTGTGCTTTTTTAATGTCCAGCTTGGATCTAGTTTTTCCAGTATTTATACAGCAGTTAATAGATCAGCATTTCCCTAATCGGGATCTTAATATGATGCTCAGAATAGCCCTAATTTTATTAGGACTTTATTTGCTTAGATATTTTTTTCAATATATTGTTCATTACTGGGGTCATGTTGTTGGTATCAGAATGGAAACTGATATGCGATCAGAATTATTTACCCATTTGCAAAAACTATCTTTTAAATTTTATGATAATAATAAGGTAGGTTACTTAATGTCCCGGGTGGTCAATGATTTAAACAATATGTCGGAACTTGCTCATCATGGACCGGAAGATATTTTTATTTCTTCGATGCTTTTAATTGGAGCTTTTATTATCTTAATGAATATGCACTGGCAGTTAGCCTTAATTACTTTTGCTTTAATTCCTGTTATGCTTATTTTTTCAATCAAACTAGGTGAAAAAATGTATGAGGCACTTAAGGTCATTAGAGAAAAAATGGCAGAAGTTAATGCAATTGTTGAAGATAGTTTGAGTGGAATAAGGGTTGTTAAATCTTTTACCAATGAAGAGTACGAGAATGATAAATTTTATGAGGGTAACCATAGCTATCGGCGTTCTCGAGAATATGCCATGAAAAATATGGCTAAATTTCATTCTGGAATGAATTTATTTATTAACTTAATTAATTTAATCACTCTGTCTGCTGGTGGTTATTTTATTTATATTGGTTCTTTAACCACAGGACAGATGGTTGCCTTCCTATTTTATGTAAATATGTTTATGGATCCTATTAAAAGGTTGGTCAATTTTAATGAACAGTTTCAAAGAGGAATGTCAGGTTTTAGTCGTTTTAGAGAATTATTAGCGGTTGACCCAGAAATCGTTGATAAAGCAAATGCAGTTGAATTAAAAGATGTAGATGGTAAGATTGAATATAAGGATTTAACTTTTGCTTATGATAATCAGGAAAAAGTACTGGAAAATATCAATATAACTATAGAACCAGGAAAGACGGTTGCTTTTGTTGGCCCATCTGGTGCTGGCAAGTCAACTTTAACGAAGCTTTTACCACGTTTTTATGAAATAAATGCGGGTAGTCTTTCTATAGATGGAACTGATATTAGAGAATTTAAATTAGAATCTCTACGAAAAAATATTGGCATTGTTCAGCAGGATGTATTCCTTTTTAATGGTACAGTTCGAGAAAATATCGCTTATGGAAATCAAAATGCTACAGATGAAGAAATAATTAAAGCAGCCAAAAAAGCTAATGCACATCAATTTATTATTAATTTGACTAATGGATATGATACTAATATTGGTGAAAGAGGAGTTAAATTATCTGGAGGACAAAAGCAGAGAATTTCTATAGCTAGGTCATTTCTTAAAAATCCACCGATTTTAATTTTAGATGAGGCAACTTCATCACTTGATAATGAGAGCGAGAGAATTATTCAAGAATCTTTAGAAAAACTTGCCGAGGGAAGGACAACTCTAGTAATTGCTCACCGACTTTCTACTGTAATTAACGCTGACCAGATTATTGTTTTAACTGATGATGGCATTGTTGAGCGTGGTAGACATGAACAACTGATAAAAAAAGGCGGAAAATATGCAAAACTATACAATGAAGAATTCAGAACAGATTTAGCTGGATAA
- the phoU gene encoding phosphate signaling complex protein PhoU, whose protein sequence is MSDSRKSFHAELKDLEREMLKMGSIVGESISKSIEALMNKDLELADKVIKDDDLIDAYELDIEEKCTRLIALQQPVAIDLRKIIVISKLVTDLERIGDNASNIAHRVKDIGEQPLIKEMQDLPGMKEIVVQQLRGSLKAFVDMDIEKAKEVAARDKKVNMLDKKIKHELLNVMKNDCATIEQGTSLMFISRFLERIGDHSTNICERTVYMKTGNWEELE, encoded by the coding sequence ATGAGTGATTCTCGCAAAAGTTTTCATGCAGAATTAAAAGATTTAGAAAGAGAAATGCTAAAAATGGGAAGTATTGTTGGAGAAAGTATCAGTAAAAGTATTGAGGCCTTAATGAATAAAGATCTTGAGTTGGCTGATAAAGTTATAAAAGATGATGATCTTATAGATGCTTATGAATTAGATATCGAAGAAAAGTGTACTCGTTTAATTGCTCTACAGCAACCAGTTGCAATTGATTTAAGAAAAATTATTGTAATTTCTAAGTTGGTAACTGATCTAGAAAGAATTGGTGACAATGCATCTAATATTGCCCATAGAGTTAAGGATATTGGTGAACAGCCATTAATCAAAGAGATGCAGGATCTACCTGGGATGAAAGAGATAGTCGTGCAGCAGTTGAGAGGAAGTTTGAAAGCCTTTGTTGATATGGATATTGAGAAGGCAAAAGAGGTTGCTGCTCGAGATAAAAAAGTAAATATGCTAGATAAAAAGATTAAGCATGAGTTGTTAAACGTTATGAAAAATGACTGTGCTACAATTGAACAAGGGACTTCATTGATGTTTATCAGTCGTTTTTTAGAGCGAATTGGAGACCATTCGACCAACATCTGCGAACGGACTGTCTATATGAAAACAGGAAATTGGGAAGAGCTTGAATAG
- the pstB gene encoding phosphate ABC transporter ATP-binding protein PstB — protein MENNYKFEINNLNFYYNQFQALYDINMNIEEKKITALIGPSGCGKSTFLRTLNRMNDLIEKTSIEGEVLLDNKDIYQNGVDVVELRKKIGMVFQQPNPFPKSIFDNIAYGPRMHGIKDKAKLEEIVVESLKSAVLYSEVRDRLDKSALDLSGGQQQRLCIARALAVKPEVILMDEPASALDPVATAKIEDLIKELKKNYSIVIVTHNMQQAARVSDMTGFFLMGELIEYDRTDKIFENPTEQRTEDYITGRFG, from the coding sequence ATGGAAAATAACTATAAATTTGAGATTAATAATTTAAACTTTTATTACAATCAATTTCAGGCTTTGTATGATATAAATATGAATATAGAAGAAAAAAAGATTACTGCTTTAATTGGTCCTTCTGGCTGTGGAAAATCTACTTTTTTAAGGACATTAAATAGAATGAATGATTTAATTGAAAAAACTAGCATCGAAGGAGAAGTACTTTTAGATAATAAAGATATTTATCAAAATGGTGTTGATGTTGTTGAGTTAAGAAAAAAAATAGGAATGGTTTTTCAGCAGCCTAATCCGTTTCCTAAATCTATTTTTGATAATATTGCTTATGGCCCTAGAATGCATGGAATCAAAGACAAAGCAAAATTAGAAGAAATAGTAGTTGAAAGTCTCAAATCAGCTGTTCTTTATTCTGAAGTAAGAGATAGATTAGATAAATCTGCCCTGGATTTATCTGGTGGTCAGCAGCAGCGTTTATGTATAGCAAGAGCGTTAGCTGTCAAACCGGAAGTGATTTTAATGGATGAGCCTGCTTCAGCTTTAGATCCAGTTGCAACAGCAAAAATAGAAGATCTCATTAAAGAATTGAAGAAAAATTACAGTATTGTAATTGTAACTCATAATATGCAGCAGGCTGCTCGAGTTTCTGATATGACCGGATTTTTCCTTATGGGTGAGTTGATAGAATATGATAGAACCGATAAAATATTTGAAAATCCAACCGAACAGCGAACTGAAGACTATATTACAGGGCGTTTTGGCTAA
- the pstA gene encoding phosphate ABC transporter permease PstA: MSNDLKEKIGFWTLRLSALIVLSILFIILFDIVRKGIGVISWEFLSTAPRRNLTEGGIFPAIYGTFLITVITAAVSIPLGAFGAIYLNEYAKKGRSSRLIRMAIRNLAGVPSIVFGLFGVGIFVVLFGFGVSILSAGLTLAMMTLPITITASEEALKTVPRSYRDGSLALGATKWQTIKNNVLPVALPGMLTGSILGLARSAGETAPILFTGAAFFLPYLPKSIFSQFMALPYHLYILSTQHHAIARVRPIAYGTALVLITLVLVVNLTAIILRNKLRKKYKR, translated from the coding sequence TTGTCTAATGATTTAAAAGAAAAAATTGGGTTTTGGACTTTAAGGTTATCAGCTTTAATTGTTTTATCAATTCTTTTTATAATTTTATTTGATATTGTTCGCAAAGGGATTGGTGTTATAAGCTGGGAGTTTTTAAGTACTGCTCCCAGAAGAAACCTGACAGAAGGCGGTATTTTCCCTGCGATTTATGGAACTTTTTTAATTACTGTTATCACAGCAGCAGTTTCAATTCCGCTGGGAGCATTTGGAGCAATTTATCTTAATGAATATGCTAAAAAAGGTCGAAGCAGTAGATTGATTAGAATGGCAATTAGAAATTTAGCCGGTGTACCTTCGATTGTATTTGGGCTTTTTGGGGTAGGAATTTTTGTTGTATTATTTGGCTTTGGAGTATCTATCTTAAGTGCGGGTTTAACTCTGGCAATGATGACACTACCGATAACTATTACTGCCAGTGAAGAAGCATTAAAAACTGTGCCGCGTTCATATAGAGATGGTTCTCTTGCTCTGGGTGCTACTAAATGGCAGACAATAAAAAATAATGTTTTACCTGTAGCTTTACCAGGAATGTTGACCGGTTCTATTTTAGGACTTGCTCGATCAGCAGGAGAAACAGCGCCAATACTATTTACAGGAGCAGCATTTTTTCTGCCTTATTTACCTAAGTCAATATTTAGCCAGTTTATGGCTTTACCCTATCATTTATATATTTTATCAACTCAGCATCATGCAATTGCTAGAGTTAGACCAATTGCTTATGGTACAGCACTAGTTTTAATAACTTTAGTTTTAGTAGTTAATCTGACAGCAATTATTTTGAGAAACAAACTGCGAAAAAAATATAAAAGATAA
- the pstC gene encoding phosphate ABC transporter permease subunit PstC, protein MKRETKEKFIEKFFFINSLVVVIVLIGIFYILLSNSIPAFREIGFQEFFTSKRWNPTSFSNIEYGILSQVVSTLMVTFGAMIIAVPLGIATAAYLSEIANPKVKVILKPVIEILAGIPSVVIGFLGIVLLGPLIARTFNLSNGLNALNGSILLAVMSLPTIISLSEDAIAAVPKSYKNASLALGANRWQTLIKVTIPSALSGITAAVMLGMGRAIGETMTVLMATGNAPRMPSGFFSSVRTMTATIAIELGEVPHHTTHYYALFAVGLVLFIMTFAVNLISDIILHKYQEVE, encoded by the coding sequence ATGAAACGGGAAACAAAAGAAAAATTTATTGAAAAATTTTTCTTTATCAACAGTTTAGTTGTAGTTATTGTATTAATAGGAATTTTTTATATTCTTTTATCTAATAGTATTCCAGCTTTTAGAGAAATTGGATTTCAGGAATTTTTCACTTCAAAGCGCTGGAACCCAACTTCATTTTCAAATATAGAGTATGGAATTTTAAGTCAGGTTGTAAGCACACTGATGGTTACATTTGGGGCTATGATAATAGCAGTTCCATTGGGTATAGCAACTGCTGCTTATTTATCAGAAATAGCTAACCCAAAAGTTAAAGTTATTTTAAAACCTGTTATAGAGATACTAGCAGGTATACCTTCAGTTGTTATTGGATTTTTAGGCATTGTATTACTTGGGCCTTTAATTGCAAGAACTTTTAATTTGTCGAATGGTTTAAATGCTCTTAATGGTTCGATATTACTTGCAGTTATGTCTCTGCCTACCATAATTTCGTTATCTGAAGATGCGATAGCTGCTGTTCCTAAATCATACAAAAATGCTTCTCTGGCTTTAGGAGCAAACCGCTGGCAGACTTTGATTAAAGTTACTATTCCATCAGCTTTATCCGGGATAACTGCTGCAGTTATGCTTGGAATGGGTAGAGCAATTGGAGAGACCATGACAGTTTTAATGGCAACTGGTAATGCACCTAGAATGCCTTCAGGGTTCTTTTCATCAGTAAGAACAATGACTGCTACAATAGCAATAGAGTTGGGGGAAGTGCCTCACCATACAACCCACTATTATGCTTTGTTTGCAGTAGGTCTTGTCTTATTTATTATGACTTTTGCAGTAAATTTAATATCAGATATTATTCTCCACAAATATCAGGAGGTGGAATAA
- a CDS encoding PstS family phosphate ABC transporter substrate-binding protein produces the protein MKKTFILLLLLAAVFSLTFTQVSAQDGFIQIRGSDTQVNLTSNLAEAFMDLNPEAMISVTGGGSGTGIAAIINNQVDLANSSREISEEEMAQARAKGVEPKRIVIALDGLSVIVNEDNPVEELTVEQIGAVFKGEITNWSELGGKDQDISLYGRQSNSGTYVYFRENILKGDYSDDKMRMNGNAQIVEGILSDKSAIGYVGVGYTVDEGKPVEGLKIVKVAADEDSPYVTPIDPANVADGSYPVARPLHHYSNGVPEGMVKEYLEFVLSDAGQQVAVDSGFYPVTEEYIEMNKENLGW, from the coding sequence ATGAAAAAAACATTTATCTTATTACTTTTGTTGGCGGCAGTATTTTCTTTAACCTTTACTCAAGTTTCAGCTCAAGATGGTTTTATTCAAATAAGAGGTTCAGATACTCAGGTTAATTTAACATCTAATCTGGCAGAAGCATTTATGGACTTAAATCCTGAGGCAATGATTTCTGTAACAGGTGGTGGATCAGGTACTGGAATTGCAGCAATAATAAACAATCAGGTTGATCTAGCAAATTCTTCTCGTGAAATTTCCGAGGAAGAGATGGCTCAAGCTAGAGCAAAGGGAGTAGAACCAAAAAGAATTGTAATTGCACTTGATGGTTTGTCAGTTATTGTAAATGAAGATAATCCAGTTGAAGAATTAACAGTAGAACAAATTGGAGCAGTTTTTAAAGGTGAGATAACAAACTGGTCTGAACTTGGTGGTAAAGATCAGGATATTAGCCTATATGGACGTCAGAGTAACTCGGGGACATATGTGTATTTTAGAGAAAATATATTAAAAGGTGACTATAGTGATGATAAAATGAGAATGAATGGTAATGCTCAAATTGTAGAAGGTATTTTAAGTGATAAATCCGCAATAGGATATGTTGGAGTTGGTTATACAGTAGATGAAGGAAAACCTGTAGAGGGTTTAAAAATAGTAAAAGTTGCAGCAGATGAAGATTCTCCCTATGTAACTCCTATAGATCCGGCAAATGTTGCTGATGGAAGTTATCCAGTAGCAAGGCCTCTACATCATTATAGTAATGGTGTTCCAGAAGGTATGGTCAAAGAATATCTGGAATTTGTTTTAAGTGATGCAGGTCAGCAGGTAGCTGTAGATTCTGGTTTTTACCCAGTTACAGAAGAATATATAGAAATGAATAAAGAAAATTTAGGCTGGTAA
- the pnpS gene encoding two-component system histidine kinase PnpS: MLKWKQMGIKNRIIIIFIIIQLLVLGLSFYYISYKHRDLYLEKERMNLKHYSNLILNDFRDDFTTELSLLAEKTEQWAEDTDTRITVIDIRGNVLADSHYNIEDMDNHINRQEIEAAIRTQEAADSIRYSSTIDEDMLYLAQAIIINNEVMGVIRTARSLEFINNILIEDIKNYLFFFIILSFFMFFLTWQLTSNIVKPLEKITNTAEKIAQGDLSQRISIRKYNSEIEKLAMMFNHMAAELEDKIAEISKEKNRIEAILKSMVDGVIATDSEGRVSLINPAAQKIFNIDEQAIKGKNLISSLFNHRLDMYLQRSLDEKESISREIIYQNPDKKIIQTTFIPLLGDNKDINGGVIVLTDITELRKLETVRNDFVANVSHELRTPLTSILGYLDTLLESDIEDQKTKEKFLKIIKEETNRLSLLITDLLNLSKIESQSFELYPGDFLKTFQKVYHLLEKNAQLKDININLEIEDDLPQVYMVREQVEQVLINLIDNAIKYSSSGGTINISVQKKSDKLYFEIQDNGIGIPVDEQERIFERFYRVDKARSRELGGTGIGLSIVRNIIKQHGSEIKVESRVGEGSKFSFYLNIAD, from the coding sequence TTGTTAAAGTGGAAACAGATGGGGATAAAAAATAGGATAATTATTATCTTTATAATTATACAACTCTTAGTTTTAGGTTTAAGTTTTTATTATATTAGTTATAAACATCGTGATTTATATCTAGAAAAAGAGAGAATGAATTTAAAACATTATTCCAATTTGATTTTAAATGATTTTAGAGATGATTTTACTACTGAGTTATCTTTATTAGCAGAGAAAACAGAGCAATGGGCGGAAGATACTGACACCAGAATAACAGTTATAGACATTAGAGGTAATGTTTTAGCAGATTCTCATTATAATATTGAAGATATGGATAATCATATCAACAGACAAGAGATTGAAGCAGCAATTAGAACTCAAGAAGCTGCTGATTCTATTCGCTATAGCAGTACAATAGATGAAGATATGCTTTATCTTGCTCAGGCAATTATTATAAATAATGAAGTGATGGGAGTTATAAGGACAGCCAGATCTTTAGAATTTATAAATAATATTTTAATTGAAGATATAAAAAATTATTTATTTTTCTTTATAATTTTAAGTTTTTTCATGTTCTTTTTAACCTGGCAGTTAACTTCAAATATAGTAAAGCCTCTTGAAAAAATTACTAATACTGCTGAAAAAATAGCTCAGGGAGATTTAAGTCAAAGAATATCTATTAGAAAATATAATAGTGAAATAGAAAAGTTAGCAATGATGTTCAATCATATGGCAGCAGAACTTGAAGATAAAATAGCAGAAATATCTAAAGAAAAAAATAGAATTGAAGCAATCTTAAAAAGCATGGTAGATGGTGTTATAGCAACTGATTCAGAGGGTCGAGTTTCACTTATTAATCCTGCTGCTCAAAAAATTTTTAATATCGATGAACAGGCTATTAAGGGCAAAAATTTAATAAGTTCTTTATTTAATCATCGATTGGATATGTATTTGCAGAGATCTTTAGATGAAAAAGAAAGCATTAGTAGAGAAATTATCTATCAAAATCCTGACAAAAAAATTATTCAGACAACATTTATTCCGCTTTTAGGAGATAACAAAGATATAAATGGTGGGGTTATAGTTTTAACTGATATCACAGAACTTAGAAAGTTAGAAACAGTGCGTAATGATTTTGTGGCAAATGTTTCTCATGAATTAAGAACTCCATTAACATCTATTTTAGGTTATTTAGATACTCTTTTAGAAAGTGATATTGAAGATCAAAAAACTAAGGAGAAGTTTTTAAAGATAATTAAAGAAGAAACTAATAGACTTTCATTATTAATTACAGACTTGTTAAACCTTTCTAAAATAGAATCTCAGTCTTTTGAGCTTTATCCAGGCGATTTTTTAAAGACTTTTCAAAAAGTTTATCATTTACTTGAAAAAAATGCCCAACTAAAAGATATTAATATTAATTTAGAAATTGAAGATGATTTACCTCAGGTTTATATGGTTAGAGAACAGGTAGAACAGGTTTTAATTAATTTAATTGATAATGCTATTAAATACAGTTCTTCTGGAGGCACAATTAATATTTCAGTCCAAAAAAAATCTGATAAACTTTATTTTGAAATTCAGGATAATGGAATTGGAATTCCTGTTGACGAGCAAGAAAGAATTTTTGAAAGATTTTATAGGGTAGATAAAGCACGTTCTCGAGAGCTTGGAGGTACAGGTATAGGGCTTTCTATTGTAAGAAATATTATTAAACAACATGGTAGTGAGATAAAAGTAGAAAGTCGTGTAGGTGAAGGAAGCAAGTTTAGTTTTTATCTCAATATAGCTGATTGA
- a CDS encoding response regulator: MGKILIVEDEKNIRELVKFNLEGAGFKVLTASNGKEALEKISTNIDLVVLDLMLPEIDGMEVCRRLRADEKLKKIAIIMLTAKGEELERILGLEMGADDYMTKPFSPRELIARIKAIFRRMEELKLDKDTIKDEIIIAGDFKIDISRHEVKFKDENISLTLKEFELLRYLILNQGRVLSRNLLLEKIWGYEYAGDTRTVDVHIRRLRKKSSSEYIKTVRGVGYKFVKVETDGDKK; encoded by the coding sequence ATGGGAAAAATTTTAATTGTTGAAGATGAAAAGAATATTCGAGAATTAGTTAAATTTAATTTAGAAGGTGCTGGTTTTAAAGTTCTAACTGCTTCTAATGGAAAAGAGGCTTTAGAAAAAATATCTACTAATATTGATCTTGTTGTTCTTGATTTAATGCTACCTGAAATTGATGGAATGGAAGTTTGTAGAAGACTTCGTGCTGATGAAAAACTTAAAAAAATTGCAATTATTATGTTAACTGCTAAAGGTGAAGAACTTGAAAGAATTCTGGGTTTAGAAATGGGCGCAGATGATTATATGACAAAGCCCTTTAGCCCACGAGAATTAATTGCAAGGATTAAAGCAATTTTTAGGAGAATGGAAGAACTTAAGCTAGATAAAGATACAATTAAAGATGAAATAATAATTGCAGGTGATTTTAAAATTGATATTTCCAGGCATGAGGTTAAATTTAAAGATGAAAATATTTCTCTTACTTTAAAAGAATTTGAACTGCTTCGTTATTTAATTTTAAATCAGGGTCGTGTATTAAGTAGAAATTTACTTTTAGAAAAAATATGGGGCTATGAATATGCTGGAGATACAAGAACTGTAGATGTCCATATTAGAAGATTGCGAAAAAAAAGCAGCTCTGAGTATATAAAAACTGTTAGGGGGGTGGGCTATAAATTTGTTAAAGTGGAAACAGATGGGGATAAAAAATAG
- a CDS encoding Na/Pi cotransporter family protein, with translation MEFNMLIGLLGGLGLFIYGMKQMSEGLQKTAGKRLRHILAKMTSKPIMGVGVGALVTSIIQSSSATTVMVVGFVNAGIMTLIQSVGVIMGANIGTTITAQLVAFKLGDYAFHAIALGAFAYLFSKRKKPQYIGQVLLGFGLLFLGMQTMSDTMAPLRDSVFFIEFIESFAHYPVLGVLTGLFVTVAVQSSTASFGILLGLVSAGAIDYYSAIPILLGNNIGTTVTTILSAIGANLTAKRAAAAHFLFNVLGAAIMITFLYIIPDFSIFIENILLTVSRLFGQQTLSTERLIANTHTFFNILNTLIWLPFTGFLVYLVKKIIPGEDTTLKHGTTFIDDRMLSTPYVAIEQVKKEIVYMHEIARDMVCETVQAFLDADGDIIKKIRRHETIINEVEEELLHFIQKIPQAQLNDVDIRTLDKYFAVVDDIESIADDADDIADFLENRVENKINFSVEGRKTIEKVYNIVCDVLDKSVKLIETHDLEIAKEIIAAEERLDEMQIKIRGESISRIKRSDKEICDPNAGILLLEILDTLEHITDQMADIAHSIIEIYDGDHKVKAAGKEAKAV, from the coding sequence TTGGAATTTAATATGTTAATTGGTCTGCTTGGGGGGCTTGGCCTCTTTATATATGGTATGAAGCAAATGAGTGAAGGGCTGCAGAAAACAGCAGGAAAAAGATTACGTCATATTTTAGCAAAAATGACTTCAAAACCAATTATGGGGGTTGGGGTTGGAGCATTGGTTACTTCTATTATCCAGAGCAGTAGTGCTACAACTGTAATGGTTGTTGGTTTTGTTAATGCCGGTATTATGACATTAATTCAATCTGTAGGAGTTATTATGGGTGCTAATATTGGTACCACAATAACTGCTCAACTGGTAGCTTTTAAATTAGGAGACTATGCCTTTCATGCTATAGCACTGGGAGCTTTTGCATATTTATTTTCAAAAAGAAAAAAACCTCAGTATATCGGGCAGGTATTATTAGGTTTTGGATTATTATTTTTAGGAATGCAGACAATGAGCGATACGATGGCGCCTTTAAGAGATTCAGTATTTTTTATAGAATTTATTGAAAGTTTTGCCCATTATCCTGTTTTAGGTGTATTAACAGGTCTCTTTGTAACTGTGGCAGTTCAGAGTAGTACTGCATCTTTTGGTATTTTATTAGGTTTAGTTTCAGCAGGTGCTATTGATTATTATTCTGCAATACCCATTCTTTTAGGTAATAATATTGGTACAACAGTAACAACAATATTATCTGCTATTGGTGCTAATCTTACAGCTAAAAGAGCAGCAGCAGCGCACTTTTTGTTCAATGTTTTAGGTGCAGCCATTATGATTACTTTCTTATATATTATTCCTGATTTTTCAATTTTTATTGAAAATATTTTATTAACTGTAAGCAGGCTTTTTGGTCAGCAAACATTGTCAACTGAACGTTTAATTGCAAATACCCACACATTTTTCAATATTTTAAACACTTTAATCTGGCTTCCTTTTACTGGTTTTTTAGTTTATTTAGTTAAAAAAATTATACCAGGAGAAGATACCACTTTAAAACATGGTACTACCTTTATTGATGATAGGATGTTGAGTACACCTTATGTAGCAATTGAACAGGTTAAAAAAGAAATAGTTTATATGCATGAAATAGCAAGAGACATGGTTTGTGAAACAGTACAGGCATTTTTAGATGCTGATGGAGATATTATTAAAAAAATAAGAAGACACGAAACTATCATTAACGAAGTTGAAGAAGAGCTTTTGCATTTCATTCAAAAGATTCCTCAGGCTCAGTTAAATGATGTTGATATTAGAACTTTAGATAAATATTTTGCCGTAGTTGATGATATTGAAAGTATTGCAGATGATGCAGATGATATTGCTGATTTCTTAGAAAACAGAGTGGAAAATAAAATTAATTTTTCTGTAGAGGGGCGAAAGACTATCGAAAAGGTTTATAATATTGTTTGTGATGTTTTAGATAAATCTGTTAAGCTTATTGAAACTCATGATTTAGAGATTGCGAAAGAAATTATTGCAGCAGAAGAAAGATTAGATGAGATGCAGATTAAAATTAGAGGAGAAAGTATTAGCAGAATTAAAAGATCAGATAAAGAAATTTGTGATCCGAATGCAGGAATCTTATTATTAGAAATTCTTGATACTTTAGAACATATTACTGATCAAATGGCAGATATTGCTCACAGCATTATTGAAATTTATGATGGTGATCACAAAGTAAAAGCAGCAGGAAAAGAAGCAAAAGCGGTATAA
- a CDS encoding Veg family protein codes for MDNVLDQIKKEVKSFVGHRVSVKANRGRRKAVEKEGVLEKTHKNVFVVRIKDHNQIRRLSYTYADLLTDDVVIKSKDDEVKIGV; via the coding sequence ATGGATAATGTATTAGATCAAATAAAAAAAGAGGTAAAATCTTTTGTGGGTCACCGGGTTAGTGTAAAAGCTAATAGAGGAAGAAGAAAAGCTGTTGAAAAAGAAGGGGTTTTAGAAAAAACTCATAAAAATGTTTTTGTAGTTAGAATTAAGGATCATAATCAGATTAGGCGCCTATCTTATACTTATGCTGATTTATTGACAGATGATGTGGTTATAAAATCAAAGGATGATGAAGTTAAAATAGGAGTTTAA